One Brevibacillus choshinensis genomic window carries:
- a CDS encoding amino acid ABC transporter permease, whose translation MLDFTLVSDFIPFLLQAALVTLELSIVSIILGLLLGLIAALMKISKVKPLVWIADFYIWVIRGTPMLVQLFLVYFGLPQVGIELGPFTAGVIALGINSGAYIAEIYRGGMLSIPKGQTEAAQSLGMGYATIMKRIILPQAIRVSIPALGNQAISMLKDSSLASLVTVSELMMVSQRFAATNYAFIEFYITAALLYLFLTTIFSFILKKIEYRLSVSDH comes from the coding sequence ATGCTAGATTTCACACTCGTATCTGACTTCATACCCTTCCTGCTGCAGGCAGCTCTGGTGACATTAGAATTGTCAATTGTATCTATCATACTTGGGCTGCTGCTCGGATTAATCGCTGCTCTGATGAAAATATCCAAAGTAAAGCCACTCGTCTGGATAGCCGATTTTTATATCTGGGTCATTCGCGGCACACCTATGCTGGTACAGCTGTTCCTCGTGTATTTTGGTCTCCCGCAAGTGGGGATTGAACTGGGACCTTTTACTGCGGGCGTGATTGCCTTGGGAATTAACTCAGGTGCCTATATTGCCGAGATCTACCGCGGTGGAATGCTTTCCATTCCCAAAGGGCAGACAGAGGCGGCGCAGTCTTTAGGCATGGGTTACGCGACGATTATGAAGCGAATCATCTTGCCGCAGGCCATTCGGGTAAGCATCCCGGCCCTTGGCAATCAAGCCATCAGTATGCTGAAAGACTCTTCGCTTGCGTCTCTTGTGACCGTTTCTGAGCTGATGATGGTCTCCCAGCGCTTTGCTGCGACCAACTACGCGTTTATCGAGTTTTACATTACGGCTGCCCTGCTGTATTTGTTTTTGACGACCATTTTTTCTTTCATTCTCAAGAAGATTGAATATCGCCTTTCTGTAAGCGATCACTAG
- a CDS encoding amino acid ABC transporter ATP-binding protein, protein MEVAAMKTETAEPIIKIHNLHKSFGDLEVLKGVDITIHKGEVVSLIGASGSGKSTLLRCLNRLETITAGKIIIDNIVLDESVKHINQIRREVGMVFQQFNLFPHMTVLENVMEAPIQVLHRKKEDVKKEALVLLEKVGLLEKQNVYPKKLSGGQQQRVAIARALAMNPKIMLFDEPTSALDPELVGEVLNVMKQLANEGMTMVVVTHEMGFARDVADRVIYMHNGMIEEQGDPKVVLSNPKSERLKGFLRLVN, encoded by the coding sequence ATGGAGGTGGCAGCGATGAAAACAGAAACGGCAGAGCCAATTATTAAAATCCATAACTTGCATAAAAGCTTCGGAGATTTGGAAGTGTTGAAAGGCGTTGACATCACCATTCACAAAGGCGAAGTGGTCTCGTTGATTGGCGCTAGTGGATCGGGGAAGAGTACGTTGCTTCGTTGTCTGAACCGCTTGGAGACGATCACAGCTGGGAAGATCATCATAGACAACATCGTACTGGATGAATCAGTCAAACACATCAATCAAATCAGGCGAGAAGTTGGAATGGTTTTTCAGCAGTTTAATCTTTTCCCGCATATGACTGTTTTGGAAAATGTCATGGAAGCGCCCATTCAAGTGCTTCACAGAAAAAAAGAGGATGTCAAAAAAGAGGCACTCGTCCTACTGGAAAAAGTGGGCTTGCTAGAGAAGCAGAATGTCTATCCCAAAAAGCTTTCCGGAGGTCAGCAGCAAAGGGTGGCAATCGCCAGGGCGCTAGCGATGAATCCGAAAATCATGCTGTTTGATGAACCGACTTCTGCGCTTGATCCGGAATTGGTCGGAGAGGTCCTGAATGTCATGAAGCAACTGGCCAATGAAGGGATGACCATGGTTGTCGTTACCCACGAAATGGGTTTTGCCCGCGATGTCGCTGATCGGGTGATTTATATGCACAACGGGATGATTGAGGAGCAGGGTGATCCCAAAGTGGTTCTCTCCAATCCCAAAAGCGAAAGATTAAAAGGGTTCTTACGGCTTGTTAATTAA